ccatcatcatcatcCCACAACTACAACAACAACGACAGAAATGCCTCGTGTGAACAGATACAGTTATTATTACTTAGGCAAGAAACTGTACTACTTACCACTGTACTTCAGCGTGTATTTCATTATCTACGTAGGTGCGTTGATAATAAAAGCTGTGTTACGACACAAGATTGTGTACCCGAATAGTTGGCGGCCTAATGACCAGACGGCATCATTTTTCTCCAAAAGATCCGTGGACTCGTGGGATTTGTCCAATGAAAACTTGCATGAAATAACTGGTAGAGTTACAAGAGCTATTGGACAGGCAGCGGAAAAATACATGACAGAacgaaataaatctaaatgaTTACTAGTCTTAAATTGTAAATCAAGCACtctagattttaaaaaatgttgtaaactggacatatttaataataatattaatgtaaacttgtaacatatatttgaatattgttCATTGttacaacaacaaaattaacGAATAAAACTATTGTGAAGTTAATATCAaaggtgttttttttaattctttttctttcCGATTAGGCAATACCTATAACAACGCTACATACTCGTAATATCAGGATTTTATCGtgttgtcaaaaataaaagttgccTATATAAATTAgccaaagaaatatattttcatcttttctttgtaagtaggtacgtagtaaaaaatattgaaacactTCAATTTACAATGGCAGACACATTCACAACCTTCTAATAGTCAATGAATTATGTAGATATGACGTAAAATACATACCATAggaataaaatgttatctgTACTAGGTACATTGTATCagaactacaaaaataaagtttttgtaatGATGAAGTTTGTAgactaaatacatatataagcaTTATCACGCCTGTTTCCCATGACAGAtaacatattacataatttattgattcacGCTAAATAGGCGCTGCGCTGAATATGGGAATACTATAGAATTCAAAAGTGAGGATAAATAGGCATTTAGATCTGAAACGCATCACTGATATGTGACTTGATTTACGACACGAGTACCTATGTGATGTCATGTCATGATTATGTTAGATGGGtacttaaaactttttaaaatatttatttaggtaaataaatactattttatttataatgtacatGTAAACTTAAGACaacacattaatattattgaatttagtTATTTGTAAGCATTTCTTTAAActctttttgtaatttgaagtTTAATTTGTAGAAAAGGTCCCAGAATGCCATTCTATCGTTGAATGGCCTTGTTTTCAAACTGGTGTGTTTGTTAATGTCCAAGTAATAAAGTGTAGATTCCGTAACTGGCAGCCATACAAGATCATTCTTTTGCGGTGTTggatttctaaaaaaaaacaaacgttACATTTTAGCAAGTGACACTTTGAGTGTAGGTTTatgatatgttatttttattgatatagatAATAACTTACGAATGTTTTGCAAAATTGGTCCATAATgttgtcataaaattaattatcatttgATCGTGACACGTCGGTTCTTCTTGCCAAAACGAAATGTCAAACAAATAACTGATTTCATCCGCATGTGAGGCACCCCCTTCTGTTATGTTACTACTTCTCTTTGCAAAGTTCCTTTGGCCGTTGTATGAGAACACGTAATGATATATAGTTCCCACTCCTTCTTTCATATATTTCTGAATGGTTCGTTCGGTAGGATGAACGAAATTTATATCAGAactaaaatctattaaattagTCAGTTGTTCTATGGTTGCTGTTTGATcaccaatataaaaatgacgaAGTAATTCCTCCATTTCTGTTAGTTTGGCGCTATCAAAGGAAAAGTGGTTATTTAAGAAGTCAAAGAACATattactattttcaaaataactcTGATCCTGGGTCACTAAAAAACCTAATTGTTCATCATTGTTATAACCTAAGAGCACtggaatgtttttattaatgttaagaTTTATTGGATGCTCAATCATAAAACTATCAACATTGTCAAATTCATATTCAATACAAggagagaaaaataaatttaatgctgATGTTGCTGCTATTACTAAATTAGTATCGACCTTTGCTAGAAACTGTAATGCTTCGCTCACATCAGTGGTCGTCAAGCCGAGTTTTGCAGCTAGTTTCAAGGGCGCGTTGTCATCTGGTTCTTGTATAACCCAGGGACTCAAACTGGTACCGCTTTGCATTATAActttttggaataaattttcccgattgtaaaataaatgcaaatcaACCGATGCCCCACCAGCACTCTCGccaaatatagttattttactCGAATCTCCCCCGAAACTTTCTATGTTAGTATTGATCCACCTTAGAGCAGTTACCTGATCTTTTAGGCCTTGGTTACCTGATATTTCTGTATTATTAAGGCACATAAAACCGTATGGTCCAAGGCGATAATTCAGCGTAACCAGAATGACATCGTGTCTTACTAAATATTTCGGTCCATAAAGATAGCTTCCAGAAGATCCAGACATAAATCCCCCACCGTGTATCCAAACCAGGACTGGAAGGAGATTGCGGGAGCTGGCTGAGTTGGGCACGTAAATGTTTAAATGAAGACAGTCAAGCGTGCCGACAATGGAGTTATGAAATTCTTCAATTTGAGGACAACTTGCAGAGTCGTCATATGCTTCGAATGTATCATCAAACTGTGAGACGGGTATAGAcggctaaaataaaaaaaatatcagggtaaataatttaaatatgggAGGGAGGAGCAGTGAAAATCCGTCTTCTTTAAAGTTTGTTATCTCCGCAACAGCGTTCCTTCTTTCTTTTCTGAACGTCCAAGAGCGAGCCCCTGGTCTTGCCAAAGACAATAATACCATAGATTAAAAATGAACCATAAAGTTAATTcccacataaatatatactaggtaaattattttaatgattgtcTACGTCTAAATAGAAGGTTTAAGGACTTACCCCAAATGGATTTGCATCATCCACGAATGCGTATGGTATGCCCAAAAACATTGAGTAATCTCCACCAGCCGCTCTCAAACCACGAATAAGGCCTAGGTTGGTATTGACCAGGGGATCAACCCTTGACATTCCCAGTACATTatttaatgacaaaaataatacagctatttttataatgttatacaacattttactGATGTTGCAAGGCACCGTTTGACATTTGCAGTGTACGAGTTCCTCTAGTTATAGATAAGAAGTTTTATCAGTTTATCTTAATGTTTTAGTTGCTGCATTTCGAGATACTACTTGTATTTGAAAAGATAGGCAAGAAGATTATAATATCTGATGTGGCTAGATCGTTGAATTGGTCAAATGTTGATATGGCTGGCCTTATCGTCGGCTGGTCTATAATCTGCACTGGCCATATCGTTTGATGAATAGCGGTGAGCGGTACTTGGCCATATCACTATTTGGCCAGTCGTCTCCCAACAACGGAGGAGGAATCCACTTTTTTACATGTAAGTTCCTTAGGTTTAACGGGATTTCAAATGTGATAACATTGATAAAACAATTGGTCCTAAGTAATAGCCAATTCTCATACCATTACCACATGTCTATGTCAACCTATCTATATTCATTAGATACTTTCTGTGTATCATTGTTTAAACAGTAATAAACGACTACTCGAAGCTTTTTTGTTTCTGTTAACGTGTGTTGAATAAGTAGGCCCATCGACCTGAAACACGTGTGTGACATTACCTTAGACAGTACTTCTCGGAAGTAGGGCAGACGCCCACATCTCATTATCTCAGAAATGGCAACTGTTGTCTCTAATGGTTTTCGGTTTGCTGTCTAGCTTTCGGCAAATAATACacatatatgtgtattttttcacaattcaCATGGagctaatgtttttttatacgtaGGCATGATTCATTCTATGATGTTGCCTCTGATAAAGctcattcatacaaaataaatgttttttttaaatgtaaataaccaaaaccaattttctaaatattaacAGCGTaggtgatattaaaatttagaaaattggTTTTTAGTGGAAAGTTAATTGTACAAATACACTCTAGATGTCATAAAATATGGTTCACAAGTACAAAAGTGGTAATAGTCGTGATGTTGGCTCAAGAATTATAGGGCGTGGTGACATTCCCAGCggttaaataagtttaaaattataagcaTTTGGACTAATCGTATAGTCATTGCATCAAAACTTTTTTCAGAattagaaatgaaataaacacgAGGCTGATGAGGATAGGTATTGACTTtagatcattattatattttaagtgatattagtaggaagttttcacaaaaaatatgtgttacCTACGTTTGTCGCTAACACTGGCTACCGACCAAAATGCTTTCACTGTCaatgttacaaattaaatttacacacCGATACACTAATACGCACGATCTGTTTACAGAACTAATATTTCAGGCGCTCCCTTTACTCTGTTAACGGCCAGGTGGTATGTCTAGCATTCAGTTGCTTTGACGCCTTCCAACCGTGcggtgtaaaataaaaccgaatgtaaatttatttggttattttaagtaatctaatttaaaagttaagttAGTTATGGTATCAAAAGGCACGTTGTTTTGGTGTTGCCACGGGCTGGTGTGGGCGGCGGCCGTCCTGGCGCTGTGGGCGGGCGGCGCGCACGCGGCCGTGCGCTACGACACAGCTACGCCGCATGCGCcgatttacaacaaatacaaatatataccgCTACAGTAAGTTACTTTTTGGTTtactattttactttttttattaagtgtgTTGTTACTAATACTGTTCTTCTTTTTCtatgtattgttttgtaacgtgtataaatagatattaatatataaagaaaagttTGACtagaatattatgatattataattctATTCGTCTGACATTTcggaaattttaaatgtacataatcgatatatatagttaagtaattacttttaacaattttgatatttttataacaggTACTTTAAAcgagattaaataataaggcAACATTTTGAAAGATATATTAACTTAAACTACACAAAATCTGCAGTGGCGATGAGTTGGATTCTGATGAGTCCACGCAGCCGTCGGAGGAGCAGGAGGAGTCGGGAGCGCCGCACATGGCTCCCTCCGAGATGATCCTCACGGGACTGCGTACTATCCTGGATGTCGTCCGGAACATCAACAAGAAGAGAGTCGCCTCCAAGGCCATTAAGGCTAACTCCACTGCTTTGGCGGTAGGTCAACATTTTTGCTTATTTAATTAGCCATTTCCGACAACTTTCTCTCTCGTCTCTTCGCTGTGCCAGAGCTGAGTGATGAAGTAACTAAAccatctattttttttatttttttttattctagcTAGTAGGTTTTAGTTATtcagtatattatatagacttagatactttttattaagtttcgCCATTAAGGGGCGGATGGGAGTCAAAACTGTTATtccattgttttatataattgttattcCACTATAATCTAGTTCTGAATAACATAATGAGCTACTTTAACGggcacaaaaaattaaaattaataagttttgttAGAAAAGGGGTACAGTTTTTCTTCAAAacctttaaattaaattattaaacttggtttaaaattattaaagtgaGAGTACCAATCAACAGCACAGCGACCTATCCAATTGCATTGCATAATATATCCTCTATGACCGCCAGTTGTCTGTACGATATTATTTCGTACCTCGTCCTGTAAGGCTCCACATATGCCCGGTCAGGTCACTAGTATCAGGGTCACGTCACACTAACGGTATTCCTGAAGTAGGTGACCGGGCGGCGCTAACTGAAGACCCCATGTTTGGACAGGCCATCTGTCGTGTTTACACGTCGACGTCAACCAATAACTAAGGCACGGTTTTGTTGTAAAACACTTTATTCCTTTTTCTAATGcctaacaaaattgtttttgggCTCTCGTTCGTATTCGTAGTGCCTTATGAGATGTAATAAGCTGGCACGTATGTTCACGTAACATAGAAATATAGTAATCGAATCAGTACCTTTGCAATGAACTTGTCTATCAACcagaatgtaaaaaatatttttttatattagtccGCCTAACCAAACCTAACTACCAAATTTTCTATCGGaagtcatttttataattatttttataatttttataattattgaatctcataatttctcttttaaAGTTACCCAAGACAGCAACATCAAACGGCACGGCGAGCGCGAGAGGCTTCGACGACTACTATGACGAGCACCACTACCACGAGACGACGACCACGACGGCCAAACCCATGAAACAGAGTCGGTACACCGACCCCTGGGCTGGATACTACGACTGGATCATAAATGAGGGATCTTTCAAATTCTGGAGCGTTTTCCAGGTATGTTCTTTATTCCTTTTAAGCTTTGTCTCGCGTCACCGAAAGGTCAAGTAAAATATCTGCtggtatataaaatactaattatttatttattatatattatattttatttattatatttattatatattatatatttattatataattagtattttatataattagtagaGATTTAAATGACTTTCATAAGCTATGCTAATGGTATGGTAGCTAAGAACAGGTATGCACAGCACAGGttgaataaactaaaaaaaaatgattcaaGTATGTTTcctcaaaattttatttgctaacAGTTTTTATTCTCAACTAAATAACAAAGACCGCCAGAGTTCAATTCgcataataaatgatttcgaCCTCAAGTGCGCCGTAGCGCATCGTACCGAGAAAACGTTGTAGTTAATTATTTGTCTGAAAAAAGGGCGATTACTTCTCGTTTACGACCAAAAAGTGTAGACTTCTATAACATTGACACAGTTCGCTAATGTCGTCGACATTGTATGAGTGTCGTCTAGGGGGCTATGACCTTGCACCTGTAATGGTGGTTCCTACTGCGATTACGAGGTTTATGTAGCGACGTcgtaatatttcataacactTGGAAGTCACGCTTTGTGTTTACATTTGTGTGATCAAGCTGTTCAATAGCTCTCCGATTTGCTTACAAAAAACTCAGTtgatacaaataaacttttattaatcaatccatagaaataaataaaatcgaagtGTATGTTATGTGTCaagttattcaaaataatcgcattttttaaattgcatagTATATAGTAATCCTTTTCTATTACCTacacactttatttttaatttttgtttttcggATCTGATCCGGGATTTCAGCCAAAGTGTCAGTTTGGCTGGAAGCGGTTCGGAATACATTGCAGGAAACCGAATAGGACACGTTGTGGGGAATGGGAAGGGACATATTGCGGGAAACGTATTGAAACATGTAACGGAAATTGGAGTGGAAACCAACATTTAGTTAGAGACAGGAGAcaatactaatttaaataaaatctttttttcaaGATTAAGAATTTTCTTGATTGATAAGATTATTGAGACTTCGATTCTTTTCTTGGAAGGGACAATCACGCCGGCGTAGCCGAGGGCAAaagctataaatataatacatatactttAGTATTTTGAACTTGACGAAATGATCCGACTAATGGCGAAAAGTATTGTTCCCTGGCATCCTTATTTCCCACATAATTTGGGTAAATATTCCCACGTGTAATAGGCACATTAGAGGTCAAATTTAGTATATATTGAAAAACGATGCGCTGCTATATAATCGCCCggaacatataatttttattgatgacCCTGATTACTTTTAAGTGTTTCTTCTCCATAATATTTCCGGatctttttattgtttacaaaactgctatgtattgtattgttattgaGAAGAGAAATATTACTCATTTCTTACACTACTTAAGCATTTTAATACCATAATTTGCTTTTACACtgaacttaatttaattttattgacctagttattttattgaccGCATTAGTTTTctaattcaataattttaaattctaatacAGGACTGCCAACATCATTGCCAAATAGACACACGTACCTATcctcttttgtttttaatttagcaATGTGtgagttatttaatttatattttgttaaaacccTTTAACCTCCAGTACAGCTCCATAAAGccaattctttaaaataataaaaattggacAGGTCTAAAGATAGCATTAATAAATGTCTGTTAACCGTAAAACAGTGCTGGATTGCTCAGAGGATGATACAGAACGCGTGTGGGTCGCGGTATTGAACTCTGTCCATACATACATCTGTTAGATATGACTACATGATATGCTCAgttgaaaatgtttgtattattcgttaattaattatctttattagCTATTGCCATGGTTTATTACACTCTGTGTACCTGGGTATCACATGACAGAATAAAATGCTGGGAGGACTTGAGTGAATTGAGTACAATCAATTCAACAGGGTGATATGAGTCCGAGGTGAAGTGAGCCGTAGAGCGATCCGACGCTCATTTCACCATTGCTCAGGGTCCGCATTCCTATATTTTCAtcttcacttcgcacggtcgctCATCGGCAACCCTAGTTGTCACACATTTCCATTGGCACATAGGTATTTCTTTAATCTATGATTGGCACGCACATCAAACCTTGACaagatttcatcaaaatgaaattgtatttacttaatacgtacaataaaagtaaacaattaatatttactcggtctttaataggtactaattttaaaattgtaagtacttaatatatattagaagtAATATAGggctaaagaaaaaaaatccgaaTTCTATGGACAGTGCGAATAGTTGAGAAATTAAGTTAGCTATTAAGAATGTTAATAAGCATTGTATGTTATTGAAGTATGTAACAAGCTTTGTAATTACCAAGTTTGATATTTCGTGATGAATCATGTCGTAGGTCAAGCACCTTCACTGCGCCCGCGACGGGTGAGGTGGTTGTGGACGGTACCATTGCtcattatgattttattgctCATATACTtcttacctatatataaatgatatatgttaaatattttcttaacaccaacaaacattttaattacttccTCTGTGGCATCTCTCGTAACTTTGGAGTGATCATGTCCTTGTCTATGTTTATGCGATATATGCTAAAGTTATAAAGTAGTAACGTTTGTATTTAAACATGTTTGTTAagaattgattttgatgaaatatatagatatagactGTACCTTCAGTAAACATATAGACTTTGTaacgtaaataattaattatataaaaagtatttttgtgcTAATTGCAATACGGGCTCGAATTTAATGTCGtcagatttttgtatttacactatttacgCATTAAAAGAGTTCACACATATTCTTTTCCTTGCCCTTGTGAAAGAATTTAGTTATAGAAATGCCAATTAAgtacttaacattttttaaaatttctagcTCTTCACGGCAGCTCTGCTCCTGTACGCCGCGTTCTCCGCCATCTACTACGCCAAGTTCAACCCTATCCTCCCGGACTACAGCATGGAGTATGACGACTACTTCCTTGAGAGAACCGTCGGCAGGAAGGCGAGGAGTCTAGACGCTTCCGAGCTGCCCTCAGGGTTGACTTGGATCAATTCTAGAACTTTCCAGTTTATATTAGACGCTATTGTTAAACATTACGAGGAGGAATAGCTTTATTTGACAATGTTAACTATAGTTAGGTCTAATccaaaaaaattcaaacacCACGATTTGTATGCAATGCAattcaaatatatagatttcaGAATTACTGTTGCTTCTACTGAAATTATTTAGGACATATATTGTTTTAGATTTGATGAAAACAA
This DNA window, taken from Plodia interpunctella isolate USDA-ARS_2022_Savannah chromosome 2, ilPloInte3.2, whole genome shotgun sequence, encodes the following:
- the LOC128680432 gene encoding juvenile hormone esterase-like, producing the protein MLYNIIKIAVLFLSLNNVLGMSRVDPLVNTNLGLIRGLRAAGGDYSMFLGIPYAFVDDANPFGPSIPVSQFDDTFEAYDDSASCPQIEEFHNSIVGTLDCLHLNIYVPNSASSRNLLPVLVWIHGGGFMSGSSGSYLYGPKYLVRHDVILVTLNYRLGPYGFMCLNNTEISGNQGLKDQVTALRWINTNIESFGGDSSKITIFGESAGGASVDLHLFYNRENLFQKVIMQSGTSLSPWVIQEPDDNAPLKLAAKLGLTTTDVSEALQFLAKVDTNLVIAATSALNLFFSPCIEYEFDNVDSFMIEHPINLNINKNIPVLLGYNNDEQLGFLVTQDQSYFENSNMFFDFLNNHFSFDSAKLTEMEELLRHFYIGDQTATIEQLTNLIDFSSDINFVHPTERTIQKYMKEGVGTIYHYVFSYNGQRNFAKRSSNITEGGASHADEISYLFDISFWQEEPTCHDQMIINFMTTLWTNFAKHSNPTPQKNDLVWLPVTESTLYYLDINKHTSLKTRPFNDRMAFWDLFYKLNFKLQKEFKEMLTNN
- the LOC128680508 gene encoding uncharacterized protein LOC128680508 isoform X1, producing MNSGERYLAISLFGQSSPNNGGGIHFFTCTLFWCCHGLVWAAAVLALWAGGAHAAVRYDTATPHAPIYNKYKYIPLHGDELDSDESTQPSEEQEESGAPHMAPSEMILTGLRTILDVVRNINKKRVASKAIKANSTALALPKTATSNGTASARGFDDYYDEHHYHETTTTTAKPMKQSRYTDPWAGYYDWIINEGSFKFWSVFQLFTAALLLYAAFSAIYYAKFNPILPDYSMEYDDYFLERTVGRKARSLDASELPSGLTWINSRTFQFILDAIVKHYEEE
- the LOC128680508 gene encoding uncharacterized protein LOC128680508 isoform X2, giving the protein MVSKGTLFWCCHGLVWAAAVLALWAGGAHAAVRYDTATPHAPIYNKYKYIPLHGDELDSDESTQPSEEQEESGAPHMAPSEMILTGLRTILDVVRNINKKRVASKAIKANSTALALPKTATSNGTASARGFDDYYDEHHYHETTTTTAKPMKQSRYTDPWAGYYDWIINEGSFKFWSVFQLFTAALLLYAAFSAIYYAKFNPILPDYSMEYDDYFLERTVGRKARSLDASELPSGLTWINSRTFQFILDAIVKHYEEE